In Nerophis lumbriciformis linkage group LG04, RoL_Nlum_v2.1, whole genome shotgun sequence, a single window of DNA contains:
- the fbl gene encoding rRNA 2'-O-methyltransferase fibrillarin, translated as MRPGFSPRGGRGRGGFGDRGGRGGFGDREGRGGFGDRGGRGGFGDRGGRGGDRGGRGGFRGRGGFRSPEGGGFRGRGGGRGTPRGRGGRGGFGAGRKVFVEPHRHEGVFICRGREDALVTKNMVVGESVYGEKRMSVEEGESKIEYRAWNPFRSKLAAAILGGVDQIHIKPGAKVMYLGAASGTTVSHVSDIVGPEGLVYAVEFSHRSGRDLLNVAKKRTNIIPIIEDARHPHKYRMLVGMVDVIFADVAQPDQTRIVALNAHNFLKNGGHFVISIKANCIDSTAAPEAVFASEVKKMTGENMKPQEQLTLEPYERDHAVVVGIYRPPPKQKK; from the exons ATGAGACCAG GTTTCAGTCCAAGAGGAGGCCGCGGCAGAGGAGGCTTTGGAGACCGTGGGGGACGAGGAGGCTTTGGAGACCGTGAGGGACGAGGAGGCTTCGGAGACCGTGGCGGACGAGGAGGCTTTGGAGACCGTGGGGGACGAGGAGGAGACCGTGGGGGACGAGGAGGATTCAGAGGAAGAg GTGGATTCCGCTCCCCAGAAGGAGGTGGATTCAGGGGACGAGGAGGAGGCAGAGGCACCCCAAGAGGACGGGGTGGCAGAGGAGGCTTCGGAGCAGGAAGGAAGGTGTTTGTGGAGCCTCATAGACATGAAG GAGTGTTCATCTGCCGAGGCAGAGAGGACGCTCTGGTCACCAAGAACATGGTGGTAGGAGAATCAGTGTATGGAGAGAAGAGGATGAGTGTGGAG GAAGGCGAGAGCAAGATTGAATACAGAGCTTGGAATCCTTTCCGCTCCAAGCTGGCAGCAGCCATCTTGGGAGGAGTCGACCAGATCCACATCAAACCTGGAGCCAAGGTCATGTACCTGGGGGCAGCCTCTGGGACCACCGTGTCCCATGTCTCCGACATTGTTGGGCCC GAAGGGCTTGTCTATGCGGTAGAGTTTTCTCACCGATCAGGTCGTGATCTTCTCAACGTGGCCAAGAAACGCACCAACATCATTCCCATCATCGAGGACGCTCGCCACCCACACAAGTACAGGATGTTGGTCG GAATGGTGGATGTGATATTTGCTGATGTGGCACAACCTGACCAGACCAGGATTGTTGCTCTCAATGCTCACAACTTCCTCAAGAACGGCGGACATTTTGTCATCTCCATCAAG GCCAACTGCATCGACTCCACGGCCGCCCCGGAAGCGGTGTTTGCGTCGGAGGTGAAGAAGATGACGGGCGAGAACATGAAACCGCAGGAGCAGCTCACCCTGGAGCCCTATGAGCGAGACCATGCTGTGGTGGTGGGCATCTACAG ACCTCCACCCAAACAGAAGAAGTGA